A single region of the Selenomonas sp. oral taxon 920 genome encodes:
- a CDS encoding CYTH domain-containing protein has protein sequence MGVEIERKFKVKDRFCPTGVGIEMAQGYLSRDPRRTVRIRIAGIQGFLTIKGENQGAVRLEYEYEIPHEEARELLALCEAPLVEKTRYVETVAGKRWEVDVFHGANEGLRIAEIELAAEAEEFALPDWAGAEVTGVERYYNASLIAHPFCRWRADERTG, from the coding sequence ATGGGTGTTGAAATCGAACGAAAATTCAAGGTAAAGGATCGTTTCTGTCCGACGGGTGTCGGGATCGAGATGGCGCAGGGGTATCTCTCGCGCGATCCGAGGCGAACCGTACGAATTCGGATCGCAGGTATACAGGGATTCCTGACGATCAAGGGGGAGAATCAGGGCGCCGTGCGTCTGGAGTACGAGTATGAGATCCCGCACGAGGAGGCGCGTGAACTGCTCGCGCTCTGTGAGGCGCCGCTCGTGGAAAAGACGCGCTATGTGGAGACCGTCGCCGGAAAGCGCTGGGAGGTGGATGTGTTCCACGGGGCGAACGAGGGGCTTCGGATCGCGGAGATCGAGCTTGCGGCGGAGGCGGAGGAATTTGCCCTGCCGGACTGGGCCGGCGCGGAGGTCACGGGGGTGGAGCGCTACTATAACGCTTCCCTGATTGCGCATCCCTTCTGCCGTTGGCGTGCGGATGAGCGCACGGGATGA